A section of the Trichomycterus rosablanca isolate fTriRos1 chromosome 6, fTriRos1.hap1, whole genome shotgun sequence genome encodes:
- the pou3f3b gene encoding POU domain, class 3, transcription factor 3-B, whose amino-acid sequence MATAASNPYLPSSSILSSGSIVHSDSGGAGMQPGGGVVTSVSSGGFRGESAVKMVQSDFMQGAMAAASNGGHMLSHAHQWETSLPHAAAAAAAAAVAAAEAASPWSTSPVGMAASPQQQSQQQQQQDVKSSTTREDLHTSSALHHRHLGAHQAHSAPWGGAAAAAHISAISASQQQQQQQQQQQQSLIYSQPGGFTVNGMLSGGQSLVHPGLVRGGTPELEHGAHGAHPHHHHHQHHHHHHHQQHQHQHHHQQQSHHGTNNHEAHSDEDTPTSDDLEHFAKQFKQRRIKLGFTQADVGLALGTLYGNVFSQTTICRFEALQLSFKNMCKLKPLLNKWLEEADSSTGSPTSIDKIAAQGRKRKKRTSIEVSVKGALESHFLKCPKPSAQEITSLADTLQLEKEVVRVWFCNRRQKEKRMTPPGVPPTPDDVYSQVGNGHFLVDYLKDASLNGPSEPGDQRVTPTTRSFHQVILAH is encoded by the exons ATGGCCACGGCGGCTTCCAATCCCTACCTACCCAGCAGTAGTATATTATCGTCCGGCTCCATCGTGCACTCGGACTCCGGAGGCGCGGGCATGCAGCCGGGCGGTGGTGTTGTGACCTCGGTGTCCTCCGGTGGCTTTCGAGGCGAGTCGGCGGTGAAAATGGTGCAGAGTGACTTCATGCAGGGTGCCATGGCGGCCGCGAGTAACGGCGGCCACATGCTGAGCCACGCACACCAGTGGGAGACGTCGCTGCCGCACGCAGCCGCGGCAGCCGCCGCAGCCGCCGTGGCAGCCGCCGAGGCCGCGTCCCCTTGGTCCACCAGTCCGGTTGGCATGGCCGCCAGTCCGCAGCAGCAGTCTcaacaacagcagcaacaaGACGTCAAGAGCAGCACGACAAGAGAGGACTTGCATACCTCCAGCGCGCTGCACCACCGGCATCTAGGTGCCCACCAGGCGCACTCTGCTCCATGGGGCGGCGCCGCGGCTGCCGCGCACATCTCCGCCATTAGCGCaagccagcagcagcagcagcagcaacaacagcagcagcaatcGCTCATCTACTCGCAACCGGGTGGCTTCACGGTGAACGGAATGCTGAGTGGCGGCCAAAGCCTGGTGCACCCGGGTCTGGTGAGAGGTGGCACGCCAGAACTGGAGCATGGCGCGCACGGTGCGCACcctcatcatcaccaccatcagcatcaccatcaccaccaccaccagcagCATCAACATCAGCACCACCACCAGCAACAAAGCCACCACGGCACCAACAACCACGAAGCACACTCGGACGAGGACACGCCGACCTCGGACGACCTGGAGCACTTCGCCAAGCAATtcaagcagcggcgcatcaaaCTCGGCTTTACGCAGGCCGACGTGGGCCTCGCTCTCGGGACACTTTACGGCAATGTCTTCTCTCAGACGACCATATGCCGCTTTGAAGCACTGCAACTCAGCTTTAAAAACATGTGCAAGCTCAAGCCGTTACTGAACAAGTGGCTTGAGGAGGCTGATTCGAGCACGGGCAGTCCAACCAGCATCGACAAGATCGCCGCGCAGGGCCGCAAGCGCAAGAAGCGCACCAGTATCGAGGTGAGCGTCAAGGGCGCTTTGGAGAGCCACTTCCTCAAGTGCCCCAAACCGTCAGCGCAGGAGATCACCAGCCTGGCAGACACCCTACAGCTGGAGAAGGAAGTGGTGCGTGTCTGGTTCTGCAACCGCAGGCAGAAGGAGAAGCGAATGACGCCGCCCGGGGTGCCACCAACGCCGGACGATGTGTACTCGCAAGTCGGCAAT ggACATTTTTTAGTAGATTACTTAAAAGACGCAAGTTTAAACGGGCCGAGCGAGCCGGGCGACCAGAGGGTGACACCAACCACACGTTCATTCCACCAGGTAATTTTGGCGCATTGA